In Anguilla rostrata isolate EN2019 chromosome 1, ASM1855537v3, whole genome shotgun sequence, a genomic segment contains:
- the zmp:0000001267 gene encoding b(0,+)-type amino acid transporter 1 isoform X1 — MKKAGPGGSGPKDGPKQLILRREVGLVGAVSLIAGTMIGSGIFMSPQFVLLEIGSPGASLVIWALCGVVAMLGALSYAELGTVVQESGGEYVYILRTSGQLAAFVCIYTSVLAVRPASIAGMSLSFAEYAAAPFFPDCPPPPLVVKAAAAFGIVALGAVNCLNVRVAVFVQTFFTVAKVLALLVIVFGGLVLLAGGHTGSLQNAFEGTSLGVNPIGVAFYQGLWSYDGWNNLNYVTEELKRPEVNLPRAVMIAVPMVTVIYLLVNVSYLAAMTPHELMSSRAVAVTWGNKVLGSWGWLMSIAAALSAFGSLNGTFFSAGRICFVAAREGHMPDILAMAHVHRLTPSPALIFTTALALVVLIPGDFQSIVSYFSFTAWIFYGTTVSGLLYLKIKKPELHRPYKVPIVIPILLLIFAVFLVLAPIVDQPRIEYLYVILFILSGVLIYIPFVHYRLCPGVLDKLTVFLQLFLEVPIVIPILLLIFAVFLVLAPTVDQPQIEYLYVILFILSGVLIYIPFVHYRLCILTKPKFSI, encoded by the exons ATGAAGAAGGCCGGCCCGGGGGGTTCGGGACCGAAAGACGGCCCAAAACAGCTGATCCTCAGAAGGGAGGTGGGACTGGTCGGCGCCGTGTCCCTCATCGCCGGCACCATGATCGGATCGGGGATCTTCATGTCGCCCCAGTTCGTGCTGCTGGAGATCGGCAGCCCCGGCGCCAGCCTGGTGATCTGGGCCCTGTGCGGCGTGGTGGCGATGCTGGGCGCGCTGTCCTACGCCGAGCTGGGCACCGTCGTCCAGGAGTCGGGCGGGGAGTACGTCTACATCCTCCGCACGTCGGGCCAGCTGGCGGCCTTCGTCTGCATCTACACCTCCGTGCTGGCGGTGAGGCCGGCCAGCATCGCCGGCATGTCCCTGAGCTTCGCCGAGTACGCGGCGGCTCCGTTCTTCCCAgactgccccccgcccccactggTGGTGAAGGCCGCCGCCGCTTTCGGGATCGTCGCGCTGGGCGCGGTCAACTGCCTGAACGTCCGCGTCGCCGTGTTCGTCCAGACGTTCTTCACGGTGGCCAAGGTGCTGGCCCTGCTGGTGATAGTCTTCGGGGGCCTGGTTCTCCTCGCCGGCGGACACACCGGCAGCTTGCAGAACGCATTCGAGGGGACGAGCTTGGGCGTCAACCCTATAGGAGTGGCGTTTTACCAGGGCCTCTGGTCCTACGATGGCTGGAACAACCTGAACTATGTGACTGAGGAACTGAAGCGTCCAGAG GTGAACCTGCCCAGGGCGGTGATGATCGCCGTCCCCATGGTAACAGTGATATACCTGTTGGTCAACGTGAGCTACCTGGCCGCCATGACACCTCATGAGCTGATGTCATCCCGTGCTGTGGCTGTCACCTGGGG GAACAAGGTGCTGGGGAGCTGGGGCTGGCTCATGTCCATAGCGGCAGCGCTGTCCGCTTTCGGGTCCCTCAACGGGACCTTCTTCAGCGCGGGACGCATTTGCTTCGTGGCAGCCAGGGAGGGGCACATG CCGGATATCTTGGCGATGGCGCACGTCCATCGGCTGACTCCCTCGCCGGCCCTCATCTTCACCACAGCGCTTGCCCTGGTGGTGCTCATCCCCGGGGACTTCCAGAGCATCGTCAGCTACTTCAG CTTCACCGCGTGGATCTTCTACGGAACGACCGTCTCCGGACTGCTCTACCTGAAAATCAAGAAGCCGGAACTTCACAGGCCGTACAAG gtGCCCATTGTAATTCCCATCCTGCTTCTCATCTTCGCCGTCTTCCTGGTGCTGGCGCCCATCGTCGACCAGCCCCGGATCGAGTATCTGTACGtcatcctcttcatcctcaGCGGTGTCCTCATCTACATACCCTTCGTCCACTACAGACTGTGTCCCGGGGTGCTGGACAAGCTCACCgtcttcctccagctcttcCTGGAG gtGCCCATTGTAATTCCCATCCTGCTTCTCATCTTCGCCGTCTTCCTGGTGCTGGCGCCCACCGTCGACCAGCCCCAGATCGAGTATCTGTACGtcatcctcttcatcctcaGCGGTGTCCTCATCTACATACCCTTCGTCCACTACAGACTGTGCATTTTGACCAAACCTAAATTTTCCATCTGA
- the zmp:0000001267 gene encoding b(0,+)-type amino acid transporter 1 isoform X3: MDANKAEKLSLRRAVGLVGGVSLVAGTMIGSGIFMSPQFVLRNVGSPGASLVIWTLCAGVAMLGALSYAELGTVVRESGGDFVYILRIHGRAPAFLAAFNFCLLGKPSSVAAMGLAFAEYIVAPFYDGCPPPPLVVKCVAAACILVVSAANVLNVRLAMSIQVVFLAAKVAALAVIAIGGLVLLEQGSTGSFQDAFAGTHLGLNAIGMAFYQGLWSYSGWSNINCVTEELKRPEVNLPRAVMIAVPMVTVIYLLVNVSYLAAMTPHELMSSRAVAVTWGNKVLGSWGWLMSIAAALSAFGSLNGTFFSAGRICFVAAREGHMPDILAMAHVHRLTPSPALIFTTALALVVLIPGDFQSIVSYFSFTAWIFYGTTVSGLLYLKIKKPELHRPYKVPIVIPILLLIFAVFLVLAPIVDQPRIEYLYVILFILSGVLIYIPFVHYRLCPGVLDKLTVFLQLFLEVPIVIPILLLIFAVFLVLAPTVDQPQIEYLYVILFILSGVLIYIPFVHYRLCILTKPKFSI; encoded by the exons ATGGACGCCAACAAAGCGGAGAAGCTGAGCCTGAGGCGGGCGGTGGGGCTGGTCGGCGGCGTGTCCCTCGTCGCCGGCACCATGATCGGGTCGGGGATCTTCATGTCGCCGCAGTTCGTGCTGCGCAACGTCGGCAGCCCCGGCGCCAGCCTGGTGATCTGGACCCTGTGCGCCGGGGTGGCGATGCTGGGCGCGCTGTCCTACGCCGAGCTGGGCACCGTGGTCCGGGAGTCCGGCGGCGACTTCGTGTACATCCTGCGCATCCACGGCCGAGCCCCGGCGTTCCTGGCCGCCTTCAACTTCTGCCTCCTGGGCAAGCCGTCCAGCGTCGCGGCCATGGGCCTGGCCTTCGCCGAGTACATCGTGGCGCCCTTCTACGACGGctgcccgccgccgccgctggtGGTGAAGTGTGTGGCCGCCGCGTGCATCCTGGTCGTGTCCGCCGCCAACGTGCTCAACGTGCGCCTGGCCATGTCCATCCAGGTGGTCTTCCTGGCAGCCAAGGTGGCGGCCCTCGCGGTCATCGCGATCGGGGGGCTGGTGCTCCTGGAGCAGGGGTCGACCGGAAGCTTCCAGGACGCTTTCGCGGGCACGCATCTGGGGCTGAACGCGATCGGGATGGCATTTTACCAGGGGCTCTGGTCGTATAGTGGCTGGAGCAATATAAACTGCGTGACTGAGGAGCTGAAACGACCTGAG GTGAACCTGCCCAGGGCGGTGATGATCGCCGTCCCCATGGTAACAGTGATATACCTGTTGGTCAACGTGAGCTACCTGGCCGCCATGACACCTCATGAGCTGATGTCATCCCGTGCTGTGGCTGTCACCTGGGG GAACAAGGTGCTGGGGAGCTGGGGCTGGCTCATGTCCATAGCGGCAGCGCTGTCCGCTTTCGGGTCCCTCAACGGGACCTTCTTCAGCGCGGGACGCATTTGCTTCGTGGCAGCCAGGGAGGGGCACATG CCGGATATCTTGGCGATGGCGCACGTCCATCGGCTGACTCCCTCGCCGGCCCTCATCTTCACCACAGCGCTTGCCCTGGTGGTGCTCATCCCCGGGGACTTCCAGAGCATCGTCAGCTACTTCAG CTTCACCGCGTGGATCTTCTACGGAACGACCGTCTCCGGACTGCTCTACCTGAAAATCAAGAAGCCGGAACTTCACAGGCCGTACAAG gtGCCCATTGTAATTCCCATCCTGCTTCTCATCTTCGCCGTCTTCCTGGTGCTGGCGCCCATCGTCGACCAGCCCCGGATCGAGTATCTGTACGtcatcctcttcatcctcaGCGGTGTCCTCATCTACATACCCTTCGTCCACTACAGACTGTGTCCCGGGGTGCTGGACAAGCTCACCgtcttcctccagctcttcCTGGAG gtGCCCATTGTAATTCCCATCCTGCTTCTCATCTTCGCCGTCTTCCTGGTGCTGGCGCCCACCGTCGACCAGCCCCAGATCGAGTATCTGTACGtcatcctcttcatcctcaGCGGTGTCCTCATCTACATACCCTTCGTCCACTACAGACTGTGCATTTTGACCAAACCTAAATTTTCCATCTGA
- the zmp:0000001267 gene encoding b(0,+)-type amino acid transporter 1 isoform X2 — protein MDANKAEKLSLRRAVGLVGGVSLVAGTMIGSGIFMSPQFVLRNVGSPGASLVIWTLCAGVAMLGALSYAELGTVVRESGGDFVYILRIHGRAPAFLAAFNFCLLGKPSSVAAMGLAFAEYIVAPFYDGCPPPPLVVKCVAAACILVVSAANVLNVRLAMSIQVVFLAAKVAALAVIAIGGLVLLEQGSTGSFQDAFAGTHLGLNAIGMSFYQGLWSYGGWSNINCVTEELKRPEVNLPRAVMIAVPMVTVIYLLVNVSYLAAMTPHELMSSRAVAVTWGNKVLGSWGWLMSIAAALSAFGSLNGTFFSAGRICFVAAREGHMPDILAMAHVHRLTPSPALIFTTALALVVLIPGDFQSIVSYFSFTAWIFYGTTVSGLLYLKIKKPELHRPYKVPIVIPILLLIFAVFLVLAPIVDQPRIEYLYVILFILSGVLIYIPFVHYRLCPGVLDKLTVFLQLFLEVPIVIPILLLIFAVFLVLAPTVDQPQIEYLYVILFILSGVLIYIPFVHYRLCILTKPKFSI, from the exons ATGGACGCCAACAAAGCGGAGAAGCTGAGCCTGAGGCGGGCGGTGGGGCTGGTCGGCGGCGTGTCCCTCGTCGCCGGCACCATGATCGGGTCGGGGATCTTCATGTCGCCGCAGTTCGTGCTGCGCAACGTCGGCAGCCCCGGCGCCAGCCTGGTGATCTGGACCCTGTGCGCCGGGGTGGCGATGCTGGGCGCGCTGTCCTACGCCGAGCTGGGCACCGTCGTCCGGGAGTCCGGCGGCGACTTCGTGTACATCCTGCGCATCCACGGCCGAGCCCCGGCGTTCCTGGCCGCCTTCAACTTCTGCCTCCTGGGCAAGCCGTCGAGCGTCGCGGCCATGGGCCTGGCCTTCGCCGAGTACATCGTGGCGCCCTTCTACGACGGctgcccgccgccgccgctggtGGTGAAGTGCGTGGCCGCCGCGTGCATCCTGGTCGTGTCCGCCGCCAACGTGCTCAACGTGCGCCTGGCCATGTCCATCCAGGTGGTCTTCCTGGCGGCCAAGGTGGCGGCCCTCGCGGTCATCGCGATCGGGGGGCTGGTGCTCCTGGAGCAGGGGTCGACCGGAAGCTTCCAGGACGCTTTCGCGGGCACGCATCTGGGGCTGAACGCGATCGGGATGTCATTTTACCAGGGGCTCTGGTCGTATGGCGGCTGGAGCAATATAAACTGTGTGACCGAGGAGCTGAAACGACCTGAG GTGAACCTGCCCAGGGCGGTGATGATCGCCGTCCCCATGGTAACAGTGATATACCTGTTGGTCAACGTGAGCTACCTGGCCGCCATGACACCTCATGAGCTGATGTCATCCCGTGCTGTGGCTGTCACCTGGGG GAACAAGGTGCTGGGGAGCTGGGGCTGGCTCATGTCCATAGCGGCAGCGCTGTCCGCTTTCGGGTCCCTCAACGGGACCTTCTTCAGCGCGGGACGCATTTGCTTCGTGGCAGCCAGGGAGGGGCACATG CCGGATATCTTGGCGATGGCGCACGTCCATCGGCTGACTCCCTCGCCGGCCCTCATCTTCACCACAGCGCTTGCCCTGGTGGTGCTCATCCCCGGGGACTTCCAGAGCATCGTCAGCTACTTCAG CTTCACCGCGTGGATCTTCTACGGAACGACCGTCTCCGGACTGCTCTACCTGAAAATCAAGAAGCCGGAACTTCACAGGCCGTACAAG gtGCCCATTGTAATTCCCATCCTGCTTCTCATCTTCGCCGTCTTCCTGGTGCTGGCGCCCATCGTCGACCAGCCCCGGATCGAGTATCTGTACGtcatcctcttcatcctcaGCGGTGTCCTCATCTACATACCCTTCGTCCACTACAGACTGTGTCCCGGGGTGCTGGACAAGCTCACCgtcttcctccagctcttcCTGGAG gtGCCCATTGTAATTCCCATCCTGCTTCTCATCTTCGCCGTCTTCCTGGTGCTGGCGCCCACCGTCGACCAGCCCCAGATCGAGTATCTGTACGtcatcctcttcatcctcaGCGGTGTCCTCATCTACATACCCTTCGTCCACTACAGACTGTGCATTTTGACCAAACCTAAATTTTCCATCTGA
- the LOC135236872 gene encoding rho-related GTP-binding protein RhoB — MAAIRKKLVVVGDGACGKTCLLIVFSKDEFPEVYVPTVFENYVADIEVDSKQVELALWDTAGQEDYDRLRPLSYPDTDVILMCFSVDSPDSLENIPEKWVPEVKHFCPTVPIILVANKKDLRNDENVRNELARMKQEPVKTEDGRAMAVRIGAYDYLECSAKTKDGVREVFETATRAALQKRSSQSGGCANCCKLL, encoded by the coding sequence ATGGCTGCTATCCGCAAGAAGCTCGTGGTTGTAGGAGACGGCGCCTGCGGGAAGACCTGTCTACTTATTGTCTTCAGCAAAGATGAGTTCCCCGAGGTGTATGTGCCCACCGTGTTTGAGAACTACGTGGCGGACATCGAGGTGGACAGCAAGCAAGTGGAACTTGCCCTGTGGGACACAGCCGGTCAGGAAGACTACGACCGACTTCGCCCTCTATCCTATCCGGACACCGATGTCATTCTGATGTGCTTCTCCGTGGACAGTCCCGACTCCCTGGAAAACATCCCCGAGAAGTGGGTACCGGAGGTGAAGCACTTTTGCCCAACCGTGCCGATCATACTGGTGGCCAACAAGAAGGACTTGCGGAACGACGAGAACGTGAGGAACGAGCTGGCGAGAATGAAACAGGAGCCGGTGAAAACGGAGGACGGCCGAGCCATGGCCGTGCGCATCGGGGCGTACGACTACCTGGAGTGTTCGGCGAAGACGAAGGACGGCGTGCGGGAGGTTTTCGAGACAGCCACCCGAGCTGCTCTGCAGAAGCGCTCGAGCCAGTCGGGGGGCTGCGCGAACTGCTGTAAGCTGCTGTGA